A single window of Archangium gephyra DNA harbors:
- a CDS encoding zinc-dependent metalloprotease, with the protein MRKLSMALLAGVALVGCGVDSQVENQEIVSNLVEAGFPADDILVHEGEVYVGLDAHVTLEASREMLQTGKETAEQYRTTNLVATTVTKICVNPTSGFNSYTRLSQGLDLAIQNYNGLGLSFTMARGPTTGCSANITAQTMSGTGGSAGFPSGGKPYGTINIGTGLNSYSVDVNEHVITHELGHAIGFRHSDYYNRAISCGSGGNEGASTVGAIHIPGTPTTATVGGSIMNSCFRSTETGEWTSSDKTALYYLY; encoded by the coding sequence ATGCGCAAGCTTTCCATGGCGTTGCTGGCCGGTGTTGCCCTCGTTGGTTGCGGTGTCGACTCGCAGGTGGAGAACCAGGAGATCGTCTCCAACCTGGTCGAGGCCGGCTTTCCGGCCGACGACATCCTGGTCCACGAGGGGGAGGTGTACGTGGGGCTCGACGCTCACGTGACCCTCGAGGCCTCCCGCGAGATGCTCCAGACCGGCAAGGAGACCGCGGAGCAGTACCGGACGACCAATCTCGTCGCCACCACCGTGACGAAGATCTGCGTCAACCCCACCTCCGGGTTCAACAGCTACACCCGCCTGAGCCAGGGCCTCGATCTGGCCATCCAGAACTACAATGGCCTGGGGCTCAGCTTCACCATGGCGCGCGGCCCCACCACCGGCTGCAGCGCGAACATCACCGCGCAGACCATGTCCGGCACTGGCGGCTCCGCCGGCTTCCCCTCGGGCGGCAAGCCCTACGGCACCATCAACATCGGCACCGGCCTGAACAGCTACAGCGTTGACGTGAACGAGCACGTCATCACCCACGAGCTGGGCCACGCGATCGGCTTCCGTCACTCCGACTACTACAACCGCGCCATCAGCTGCGGCAGCGGCGGCAACGAGGGCGCCTCCACCGTGGGTGCCATCCACATCCCCGGCACGCCGACCACGGCCACGGTGGGCGGCTCCATCATGAACTCCTGCTTCCGCTCCACCGAGACCGGTGAGTGGACCAGCTCCGACAAGACCGCGCTGTACTACCTCTACTGA
- a CDS encoding zinc-dependent metalloprotease, whose translation MRKLSMALLAGVALVGCGLDTETENKEIVQNLVQAGFPANDIQVIDGQVYVGQDAHVTLEASQEMLQADKGAEQYRTTNLMSGITKICINPTSTFNSYSRLSAGLDAAIANYNNLGLSFYMVRGPSTGCSANITATTMSGAGGSAGFPSGGKPYGTINIGTGLQSYSAGVNKHVISHELGHCIGFRHSDYYNRAISCGSGGNEGDSGVGAILIPGTPSTAVAGGSVMNSCFSSSSTGTWTSSDVTALNYLY comes from the coding sequence ATGCGTAAGCTTTCTATGGCGTTGCTGGCCGGTGTTGCTCTCGTTGGCTGCGGTCTCGACACGGAGACCGAGAACAAGGAGATCGTGCAGAACCTGGTCCAGGCCGGCTTCCCGGCGAACGACATCCAGGTCATCGACGGCCAGGTGTACGTGGGCCAGGACGCTCACGTGACGCTCGAGGCCTCCCAGGAGATGCTCCAGGCCGACAAGGGCGCCGAGCAGTATCGGACGACCAACCTGATGAGCGGCATCACCAAGATCTGCATCAACCCCACCTCCACGTTCAACAGCTACAGCCGTCTGAGCGCGGGCCTTGATGCGGCCATTGCCAACTACAACAACCTGGGCCTGTCCTTCTACATGGTGCGCGGCCCGTCCACCGGCTGCAGCGCGAACATCACCGCGACCACCATGTCCGGCGCCGGCGGCTCGGCGGGCTTCCCCTCGGGTGGCAAGCCCTACGGCACCATCAACATCGGCACCGGCCTGCAGAGCTACAGCGCGGGCGTGAACAAGCACGTCATCTCGCACGAGCTCGGTCACTGCATCGGCTTCCGTCACTCTGACTACTACAACCGCGCCATCAGCTGCGGCTCCGGCGGCAACGAGGGCGACTCCGGCGTGGGCGCCATCCTCATCCCCGGCACGCCGAGCACGGCCGTGGCGGGTGGCTCGGTCATGAACTCCTGCTTCAGCTCGAGCTCGACCGGCACCTGGACCAGCTCCGACGTCACCGCGCTGAACTACCTGTACTGA
- a CDS encoding trypsin-like serine peptidase, with protein sequence MARRPASPFMTPWGPLLAGTVLLGLTACGEPVPVDPLVCGKVTRPEVSSLSQCGPTADFTPINSYQGEFANVQDAEDAVVLINGRCTGTLIEASAGPVVITAGHCVGLGEEPFLVFNFEDNPDGDESTTEGTVIEQSSEPDYALIQLKVLPAVTPVLLTTQASERLAIIQHPRGKPKAIAEGRYLDSCDQQLYYADLDTLVGSSGAGVLNRQGHLLGIHTDGDCDEKGRGSNRGWTAQAIVEASPYLESADLAER encoded by the coding sequence ATGGCGCGGCGCCCCGCCAGTCCGTTCATGACTCCGTGGGGCCCGCTCCTCGCGGGCACCGTCCTCCTGGGCCTCACGGCCTGTGGAGAGCCGGTGCCCGTGGATCCTCTGGTCTGCGGGAAGGTGACGCGGCCGGAGGTGAGCAGTCTGTCGCAATGCGGCCCAACCGCTGATTTCACCCCCATCAACAGCTATCAGGGCGAGTTCGCCAACGTCCAGGACGCGGAAGACGCGGTCGTCCTGATCAACGGGCGCTGCACCGGAACGCTGATTGAAGCGAGCGCGGGCCCGGTGGTGATCACCGCGGGTCACTGCGTGGGGCTCGGAGAGGAACCGTTCCTGGTCTTCAACTTCGAGGACAATCCCGACGGCGACGAGTCGACGACCGAGGGCACTGTCATCGAGCAGTCGTCCGAGCCCGACTACGCGCTCATCCAGCTGAAGGTACTTCCCGCCGTCACGCCGGTCCTGCTGACGACCCAGGCCAGTGAGCGGTTGGCGATCATCCAGCATCCCCGGGGCAAGCCCAAGGCCATCGCCGAAGGCAGGTACCTGGACTCGTGTGATCAGCAGCTCTACTACGCGGACCTGGACACCCTGGTGGGGAGCTCCGGCGCTGGCGTGCTCAACCGTCAAGGCCACCTGCTGGGCATCCACACCGACGGCGATTGCGACGAAAAGGGCCGTGGCTCCAACAGGGGCTGGACCGCGCAAGCGATTGTCGAAGCGTCCCCGTACCTGGAGAGCGCCGACCTCGCCGAACGTTGA